CGTTTCTTCAAGGCGGATGCATCGGAATATTCTCGGTGACCCACCCGGTGCCCGCCCTCGACGAGCCCTTGACCAGGTCCATGCAAAATCCTATTATCATATTATCATGAAGAAGATAACGGCGACCGAACTCGCAAGACGCCTTTCCGACGTGCTGAACCGCGTGCGATACAAGGGCGAGGAATTCCTCGTGGAGCGTGGCGGGGAACCGGTCGCCTCTATCGGTCCGGTCGGACCAAAGTCGGAACTCACTTTGGCTGAATTCTTGCAGATCCTCAACACCGGTCCTCGGCCCGATGCCGGGTTCGTTGATGATTTGGAGCGGGTTCAGGCTGGGCAGCCCTCTGCCGTAGAGGAATTCCCCGAGTGGCGGTCCTGATCGACACGTCGGTCTTCATCGCGCTCGAGCGACGCGGCATGCCATTCGCCCCCACCGATATGCGAACCGTGTCGCCGGGCGAACGCGTGGCGATCGCGGCCATCACGGCGTCTGAACTGCTCGCGGGCGTCCGTCTGTCGACACCCGTCGAGCGGCGGGTGAGGCGGGAAGCGTACGTGGAGAACATCCTCGGCGGCGTCGCGGTCATGCCGTTTGACCTCGCGGTGGCCCGTGTCCACGCCGGGCTCGCCGTCGATCTCACGCGCAGGGGTTCGCGCATCGGTGCGAACGATCTCCTGATCGCGGCCACGGGGCTGACGTACCACCACGCGGTGCTCACGGCGAATGCGCGCGAGTTTCGCCACGTGCCCGGGCTCGAAGTCAGAACTCTAACGTTGTCTTGACCTCCGCTGGCTCGCGCCACCGGCGGTGTTATACTCAAGGGTGCCATGCCCGGGTTCACGAACCTTCTGACGCCGCGGGAAGCCAAAGACCGCTTCGCCCGCGCCTACACGCCGCGGCCCCGCGGGACCGAGGCGGTGCCGCTCGATGAGGCCTACGGCCGCGTGCTCGCGCAGGACGCAACGGCCCGCGAGGACCTCCCG
Above is a genomic segment from bacterium containing:
- a CDS encoding PIN domain-containing protein, whose product is MAVLIDTSVFIALERRGMPFAPTDMRTVSPGERVAIAAITASELLAGVRLSTPVERRVRREAYVENILGGVAVMPFDLAVARVHAGLAVDLTRRGSRIGANDLLIAATGLTYHHAVLTANAREFRHVPGLEVRTLTLS